The Streptomyces sp. V4I8 genome includes the window GTCGTCGCCCACCTCCTCCTTGAGGAAGAGCAGGTCGTCCTCGCCCGTCACCTTGTTGCCGATGACCGCGAGGCGGATGCCGAACTCGCGGGCGTGGTCGCGGTACTGGCGGTAGACCGAGACGCCCTTGCGGGTCGGCTCCGCCACCAGGAACGTCATGTCGAAGCGGGTGAACAGTCCCGAGGCGAAGGCGTCCGCGCCCGCCGTCATGTCGACCACCACGTACTCGCCCGGTCCGTCGACCAGATGGCCGAGGTAGAGCTCCACCCCGCCGAGCTTGGAGTGGTAGCAGGCCACCCCGAGGTCGCTCTCGTCGAACTCGCCGGTGACCATCAGGGGTACGTCCACGCCCTGGGCATCCACGCGCCGGACGTGCCGCGCGTGCAGTTCGTCGTCGCCGAGCAGGGTCAGCAGGCGTGAGCCGCTGCCGGGCGGAGTGGTCTTGATCATGGCGTCGGCGGAGGGGATGCGCGGGTTGGTGCCGCGCAGGAACTCCTTGATGTCCCGCACATGGGCGCCGAGCGGCGGGGCGTCCAGGGCGTCCCCGTCATGGCCCAGTGCCTCGGCGAGGTGCTGGTTGATGTCGCCGTCGATGGCCAGCACGGGCGCGCCGGAGCGGGCCAGATGGCGGGAGAAGAGTGCCGACAGGGTGGTCTTGCCGCTGCCGCCCTTGCCGACGAACGCGATGCGCATCAGCGGCACCCCGCCTTCGCCACCAGCGTACCCTTTTTGAAAATGGATGTCATGTGGCAAGGTTGGAGGTGATCTTCGATCACTGTCAAATCCCCAGAGCCGTAAGGGGGTTGCGGGGCAGGGCGGGGGTGGCTGGAAAGGCCTTTCGCGCTTGATGCATATGATGTGCAAGTGCACGACTACAGCATCAGGGCGGCGAGCCCGGACGACCTCGACGGTGCGCGAGCCCTGATGCTCGACACCGTCTACCACGACTTCGGCACCGGCTATGTGCCGCGCTGGCACGCGGACATCATCGACCCGGCCGCCGCCTATCTCGCCCCGCCCCGCCACACCCTCCTCGTCGTGCTCGACCCGCGCGACCACGGTGTCGTCGCCACCGCCGCCCTCG containing:
- a CDS encoding ATP-binding protein — encoded protein: MRIAFVGKGGSGKTTLSALFSRHLARSGAPVLAIDGDINQHLAEALGHDGDALDAPPLGAHVRDIKEFLRGTNPRIPSADAMIKTTPPGSGSRLLTLLGDDELHARHVRRVDAQGVDVPLMVTGEFDESDLGVACYHSKLGGVELYLGHLVDGPGEYVVVDMTAGADAFASGLFTRFDMTFLVAEPTRKGVSVYRQYRDHAREFGIRLAVIGNKVTGEDDLLFLKEEVGDDLLTHLVHSPWVRAAEQGREQGELESHNVHALNVLREAVDAHPKDWPTTHRHAVEFHLRNARAWADDRTGGDLAAQVDPDFVPGTLPAGPAALA